The following coding sequences are from one Bradyrhizobium sp. 200 window:
- a CDS encoding ABC transporter substrate-binding protein has product MQPLADMFQDYAPPNAADYNPDAQVAPQLWPRATLVWSIAYNTELVKNPPKTWMDLTKPEYIKLTGQVIGPSGGTTWTRIMFERQVLGEDYWAKQAATRPVLYPSGAPMSDSLVRGEIAMGPLLYNAIYPKQKDGAPIQIFFPPEGAPVNPYASGIPKTAAHPNAAKLFLNWCLSKEGQTFMIKELGNLTSLKVPPAYPEGFDPKVVKVWFPKFDQYVKLQAAWIADWNKTYGYGQ; this is encoded by the coding sequence ATGCAGCCGCTGGCGGACATGTTCCAGGATTACGCGCCGCCGAATGCGGCCGACTACAATCCCGACGCGCAGGTCGCCCCTCAGCTCTGGCCGCGCGCCACGCTGGTGTGGTCGATCGCCTACAACACCGAGCTGGTGAAGAACCCGCCGAAGACCTGGATGGACCTCACCAAGCCCGAATACATCAAATTAACCGGGCAGGTGATCGGTCCGTCGGGCGGCACCACCTGGACCCGGATCATGTTCGAGCGCCAGGTGCTTGGCGAGGATTATTGGGCCAAGCAGGCGGCGACCCGCCCGGTGCTCTATCCATCGGGCGCGCCGATGTCGGATTCGCTGGTGCGCGGCGAAATCGCGATGGGGCCTTTGCTCTACAATGCGATCTATCCGAAGCAGAAGGACGGCGCGCCGATCCAGATCTTCTTTCCGCCGGAAGGCGCGCCGGTCAATCCCTATGCCTCCGGCATTCCGAAGACCGCCGCGCATCCTAATGCCGCAAAACTGTTTCTGAACTGGTGCCTGTCGAAGGAAGGCCAGACATTCATGATCAAGGAACTCGGCAACCTCACGTCACTGAAGGTGCCGCCCGCCTATCCGGAGGGCTTCGATCCCAAAGTGGTCAAGGTCTGGTTCCCCAAGTTCGATCAGTATGTGAAGCTGCAAGCGGCGTGGATCGCCGATTGGAACAAGACCTACGGGTACGGGCAATGA
- a CDS encoding iron ABC transporter permease: MRSASEGRHVWAGLWVLLLLAILGFLVIYPILMLLLGALTDTNPVVDGISLSQLSVTNFLTVLANPNVAEALANTLIACGGGTLIAVAVGLLFSWIVVRTNTPFKGFIAAASILPLFAPPLVAGVAWAILGSPKTGLINTMFKWVGLDWRVDFYSMWGLVFVFGIYYAPYVYMFTASALRNMDPSLEEAAEISGASAFATLFTVTFPLIMPAIVSGMLLSFIVMLGIYGIPAVLGAPTNLAVLTTYIFKLTNWSPPLYNTAAAVAIILMVVTGLLVFLQQKVLSGRSYTTVAGKAFRPRSLDLGRWRWFTFGLGIVYLVIVVVLPLLALIVAAFRKFMFIRDVSSLFDARQYSLMHFYSIFDNPLTMRSIYNAVEVGMITAVVGGALAFAIGYTIHRTQVTGRRWIDVISTLPVAIPGLVVGVAYLWAWIGIPGGLYGTIWILALAFIARFMPDTVKSLSTSFLQIHRELEEAAWVCGKGVLGTIRTIVLPLARPGVIASMTLLFVLAIRELGSSLFLYTSNTMVMSVLLLDYYEGGNLGKTAAFSLVQTVLLGVLIGGANWLSRGAAPDSVARTG, from the coding sequence ATGCGTAGCGCCAGTGAGGGGCGGCACGTATGGGCAGGCTTGTGGGTTTTGCTCCTGCTCGCGATCCTCGGCTTTCTCGTCATCTACCCTATCCTGATGCTGCTGCTCGGCGCGCTTACCGACACTAATCCGGTGGTGGACGGCATCTCGCTCAGTCAGCTCTCGGTCACGAACTTTCTCACCGTGCTGGCGAATCCGAATGTCGCGGAGGCGCTGGCCAATACGTTGATTGCATGTGGCGGCGGCACGCTGATCGCAGTCGCGGTCGGCTTGCTGTTTTCCTGGATCGTCGTCCGCACCAATACGCCGTTCAAGGGATTCATCGCGGCCGCCAGCATCCTGCCGTTATTCGCGCCGCCGCTGGTCGCGGGTGTCGCATGGGCCATTCTGGGCTCGCCGAAGACCGGCCTGATCAACACCATGTTCAAATGGGTGGGGCTGGACTGGCGCGTCGATTTCTATTCGATGTGGGGCCTGGTGTTCGTGTTCGGCATCTACTACGCGCCCTATGTCTACATGTTCACCGCCTCGGCGCTGCGCAACATGGATCCGAGCCTGGAGGAGGCTGCCGAGATTTCCGGCGCCAGTGCCTTCGCGACGCTGTTCACGGTGACATTTCCGCTGATCATGCCGGCAATCGTCTCGGGCATGCTGCTGTCGTTCATCGTCATGCTCGGCATCTACGGCATTCCGGCGGTGCTCGGCGCACCAACCAACCTTGCCGTGCTGACCACCTACATATTCAAACTCACCAACTGGTCGCCGCCGCTTTACAATACGGCCGCCGCGGTCGCGATCATCCTGATGGTGGTTACCGGCCTGCTCGTGTTCCTGCAGCAGAAGGTGCTGAGCGGGCGCAGCTACACCACTGTCGCCGGCAAGGCGTTCCGTCCGCGCAGCCTCGATCTCGGGCGCTGGCGCTGGTTCACCTTCGGTCTCGGCATCGTCTATCTCGTGATCGTCGTGGTGCTGCCGTTGCTCGCGCTTATCGTCGCGGCGTTCCGCAAGTTCATGTTCATCCGCGACGTCAGTAGCCTGTTTGATGCCAGGCAGTATTCCCTGATGCATTTCTACAGCATCTTCGACAATCCGCTGACCATGCGCTCGATCTACAACGCGGTCGAGGTCGGGATGATCACCGCCGTGGTCGGCGGCGCGCTCGCCTTCGCCATCGGCTATACCATTCACCGCACCCAGGTAACGGGCCGGCGCTGGATCGACGTGATTTCGACCTTGCCGGTCGCGATCCCCGGCCTCGTGGTCGGCGTCGCCTATCTCTGGGCATGGATCGGCATTCCGGGCGGTCTCTACGGCACGATCTGGATTCTGGCGCTGGCGTTCATCGCGCGCTTCATGCCGGATACGGTCAAGTCGTTGTCGACCTCGTTCCTGCAGATTCATCGCGAACTCGAGGAAGCGGCCTGGGTCTGCGGCAAGGGTGTGCTCGGCACCATCAGGACGATCGTGCTGCCTCTGGCGCGGCCGGGCGTGATCGCCTCGATGACGCTGTTGTTCGTGCTGGCGATTCGCGAACTCGGCTCGTCGCTGTTCCTCTACACCAGCAACACCATGGTGATGTCGGTGCTGTTGCTCGACTATTACGAAGGCGGAAACCTTGGAAAGACCGCCGCGTTCAGCCTGGTGCAGACGGTTCTGCTCGGCGTTCTCATCGGCGGCGCCAATTGGCTGTCGCGCGGTGCGGCGCCGGACAGTGTCGCCCGAACCGGATAA